One genomic window of Leptotrichia shahii includes the following:
- a CDS encoding MarR family winged helix-turn-helix transcriptional regulator gives MNTDWERNSDVHLQIVLQRAVRKIDGKIGKDFREKGITSSQFSVLDVLYTKGEMRICELIEKVLSTSGNMTVVVKNMEKKGWLYRKGCPKDKRAFLVGLTDEGKKIFENLLPEHRKEIEETYGILSDEERRELIRILKKFKDI, from the coding sequence ATGAATACTGACTGGGAAAGGAATTCAGATGTCCATTTGCAGATCGTATTGCAGAGGGCTGTGAGAAAAATTGATGGAAAAATTGGAAAGGATTTTCGAGAAAAAGGGATTACAAGTTCGCAGTTTAGCGTTTTAGATGTGCTTTATACTAAAGGTGAGATGCGTATTTGTGAATTGATTGAAAAGGTACTTTCTACTTCGGGGAATATGACGGTTGTTGTGAAAAATATGGAGAAAAAGGGCTGGTTATATCGAAAAGGTTGTCCAAAAGATAAACGTGCATTTTTGGTAGGGCTGACAGATGAAGGGAAAAAAATATTTGAGAATCTTTTACCAGAGCACCGTAAGGAAATAGAGGAAACTTATGGGATTCTTTCAGATGAGGAAAGGCGAGAGTTAATTAGGATTTTGAAAAAATTTAAAGATATTTAG
- the cas1b gene encoding type I-B CRISPR-associated endonuclease Cas1b gives MSESYFIFSNGELKRKDNVIRITAADGRFKDIKIEVTRDIYLFGEISLNTKALNYLAQNKIPVHIFNYYGFYTGTFYPKESNVSGKLFVKQVENYTDNKKRIELAQLIIDAASTNILRNLRYYQERGKELESEITDIKALRKGIFRTENVEELMGIEGSIRRIYYTTWNIIVNQEINFEKRVKRPPDNMINTMISFLNTLVYTSCLSEIYVSQLNPTISYLHSVGERRFSLSLDISEVFKPLLADRIIFSLLNKKMITEKDFVKDSNYFYMKENTQKLILKTFNERLETTIKHRDLNRKVSYRHLMRLEAYKLVKHLLEDKKYEGFKIWW, from the coding sequence ATGTCAGAAAGTTATTTTATTTTTTCAAATGGAGAATTAAAACGAAAAGATAATGTTATTAGAATTACTGCAGCGGATGGAAGATTTAAGGATATAAAAATTGAAGTTACTCGTGATATTTATCTATTTGGAGAAATTTCATTGAATACAAAAGCTCTAAATTATTTGGCACAAAATAAGATTCCAGTTCATATTTTTAATTATTATGGATTTTATACAGGAACATTTTATCCAAAAGAATCAAATGTTTCCGGGAAACTTTTTGTTAAACAAGTTGAAAATTATACAGATAATAAAAAAAGAATTGAATTGGCACAATTAATAATTGATGCAGCAAGTACAAACATTTTGCGAAATTTGAGATATTATCAAGAGCGGGGAAAGGAATTGGAGTCGGAAATAACAGATATTAAAGCACTTAGAAAAGGAATTTTTCGCACAGAGAATGTTGAAGAATTAATGGGAATAGAAGGAAGTATTCGTCGTATTTATTATACTACATGGAATATTATTGTAAATCAAGAAATAAATTTTGAAAAAAGAGTAAAAAGACCGCCTGACAACATGATTAATACGATGATTTCTTTTTTGAATACATTAGTTTATACATCTTGTTTATCAGAAATTTATGTGAGTCAACTAAATCCAACAATAAGTTATTTACATAGCGTTGGTGAAAGAAGATTTTCCTTATCGCTTGATATTTCTGAAGTATTTAAGCCACTTCTAGCAGATAGAATTATTTTTTCATTACTGAATAAAAAAATGATAACAGAAAAAGATTTTGTAAAAGACTCAAATTATTTCTACATGAAAGAAAATACTCAAAAATTAATTTTGAAAACTTTTAATGAAAGATTGGAAACAACCATAAAACACAGAGATTTGAATCGAAAAGTTTCTTATCGTCATTTAATGAGGTTAGAAGCATACAAGTTAGTAAAACATTTATTAGAAGATAAAAAATACGAAGGATTCAAAATATGGTGGTAA
- a CDS encoding NADPH-dependent FMN reductase, whose product MADYIAEKLKKDVNVEFLNYRDVPLLEQDTEFPAPQSVKDVRDQVGKADAMWVVSPEYNGSYPAVLKNLLDWLSRPLVAFDRETPTVIAGKPVTVSSIAGSTEGKFVRQNLSTLFSYIRMNPMEGTGTGLIVPAEAWGTGILNLTDEHKEALKKQVKEFLEFIK is encoded by the coding sequence ATTGCGGATTATATTGCAGAGAAATTGAAAAAAGATGTGAATGTGGAATTTTTAAATTATAGAGATGTGCCATTATTGGAGCAAGATACAGAATTTCCAGCACCTCAATCAGTTAAAGATGTTCGTGACCAAGTTGGAAAAGCAGATGCTATGTGGGTAGTTTCACCAGAATACAACGGTTCTTACCCTGCTGTATTAAAAAATTTATTGGATTGGCTATCTCGTCCGTTAGTGGCTTTTGATAGGGAAACACCAACAGTAATAGCAGGAAAACCAGTAACTGTGAGTAGTATTGCAGGTTCAACTGAAGGAAAATTTGTAAGACAAAATCTTTCAACATTATTTTCATATATCCGTATGAATCCAATGGAAGGAACTGGAACAGGGTTAATCGTACCAGCAGAAGCATGGGGAACAGGAATATTGAACTTGACTGACGAGCATAAAGAAGCCTTGAAAAAACAAGTAAAAGAATTTTTGGAATTTATTAAATAG
- the cas4 gene encoding CRISPR-associated protein Cas4: protein MKITGLMINYYFVCKRKLWYNSRNINLEEDNENVQMGKLIDENSYNLETKQIMIEETVNIDFIRHWKVIHEVKKSKSIEKAAIWQVKYYIYFLKQRGINIEKGIIDYPVIKERKEVFLTLEDEKILKDILKDIEKICLDKKIPSVINEKMCKQCSYYEFCYI from the coding sequence ATGAAAATAACAGGATTGATGATAAACTATTATTTTGTTTGCAAACGAAAGTTGTGGTATAACTCACGAAATATTAATCTTGAAGAAGACAATGAAAACGTTCAAATGGGGAAATTAATTGATGAAAATAGTTATAATTTAGAAACAAAACAAATAATGATAGAAGAAACTGTAAATATTGATTTTATTAGACATTGGAAAGTTATTCATGAGGTTAAAAAAAGTAAATCTATTGAAAAAGCAGCTATTTGGCAAGTGAAGTATTACATTTATTTTTTAAAACAGAGAGGAATTAATATTGAAAAAGGGATCATTGATTATCCTGTGATTAAAGAGCGTAAAGAAGTATTTTTGACATTGGAAGATGAAAAAATATTAAAGGATATTTTAAAAGATATTGAAAAAATTTGTTTAGATAAAAAAATTCCTTCTGTAATTAATGAAAAAATGTGTAAACAATGTTCTTATTATGAGTTTTGCTATATTTGA
- a CDS encoding restriction endonuclease — MYHNVKKGDILLIPRLPDWGSVAIVEATEDWDKAYGFEIDDEKKDYGHIFPAKYKGCFNRHGKDVSGNIQSTLKARNRFWNISRFSEDIEKIMGNLEGNRESTSVIENIKNIVSEQVKSSFDLKRFSEKVIDEYNRKFTASQWEEVIKNILEKIYPGYEIERIGGSKEEKHGTDILVTISGLSNLEKYNIAMQVKNYNDVISDNNIDNIIKQINKAEEYVWENNGKLIDKILVITSAKKEENPKLIEECKKENIKVIFSEELEKLILRSIIESIDLKEIFDEMLQE, encoded by the coding sequence ATGTATCATAATGTAAAAAAAGGAGATATACTGTTAATACCTAGATTGCCAGATTGGGGGAGCGTTGCTATAGTTGAAGCAACTGAAGATTGGGATAAAGCATATGGGTTTGAGATTGATGATGAAAAGAAAGATTATGGACATATTTTTCCTGCAAAGTACAAAGGATGTTTTAACAGACATGGAAAAGATGTTTCTGGAAATATACAAAGTACGTTAAAAGCAAGAAATAGATTTTGGAATATTAGCCGTTTTTCAGAAGATATTGAAAAAATTATGGGAAATTTAGAAGGAAATAGGGAATCAACAAGTGTTATTGAAAATATAAAAAACATTGTATCAGAACAAGTGAAATCTTCTTTTGATTTAAAGAGATTTTCTGAAAAAGTTATTGATGAATATAATCGAAAATTTACAGCTTCTCAGTGGGAAGAAGTAATAAAAAATATTTTAGAAAAAATCTATCCTGGATATGAAATTGAAAGAATTGGTGGTAGTAAAGAAGAAAAACATGGGACGGATATTTTGGTAACTATATCAGGACTTTCAAATTTGGAAAAATACAATATAGCTATGCAAGTAAAAAATTACAACGATGTGATTTCTGATAATAATATTGATAATATTATAAAACAAATAAATAAAGCCGAGGAATATGTATGGGAAAATAATGGTAAACTAATTGATAAAATTTTGGTCATAACTTCAGCAAAAAAAGAGGAAAATCCAAAATTAATTGAAGAATGTAAAAAAGAAAATATTAAAGTTATTTTTTCAGAAGAACTAGAAAAATTAATTCTTCGATCTATTATTGAAAGTATTGATTTAAAAGAAATTTTTGATGAGATGTTACAGGAATAA
- a CDS encoding acyl-CoA dehydrogenase family protein, which produces MNKFINGNLLKMNTEEFLSNIKKAFNEVFSNGNIEKINLMSYLSEKKWLGIKKCGLLLPFLPEKFGGRKNSQFEIQEVLRIAGSYGVPITLRTGIEGALVLQPLLEYGNEEQIEKGLEMIFNGEGGGLAITEPETSGSAIAKEMQSYYEYVDENTVHVKADKYWQGNSQSDFLLIAAKEKKEGKLSKIISLILVPREYITYDVLNSEGLKAVRYAVNHVDAEIPARYIIKLSESKANCLREFQNIFIRSRLQLVGMTHGIMEYIVKNIKKYSKSDIPFVKGELDEIETIYGVSKIMYDYTCDNVDPEKSVSDKLMEANIIKSLATEYTYNAAKTAQKLLGAKGFEAGHPMSNVAIDFRPFTIFEGPNDMLYAEIYDHFSKATAVEKKEGIRINKNSTIYERFISDRRFENISVNNIVNKVDDLISFLKHHTLNEMDQIKKVFVGKILARLFLLIQTESDNLIKFLIRDIRKDILDFEYNS; this is translated from the coding sequence ATGAATAAATTTATAAATGGAAATTTGCTAAAAATGAATACAGAAGAATTTCTGTCTAATATAAAGAAGGCTTTTAACGAAGTTTTTTCAAATGGAAATATTGAAAAGATAAATTTGATGAGCTATTTGTCAGAGAAGAAATGGTTAGGTATAAAAAAATGTGGACTTTTACTGCCTTTTCTGCCAGAAAAATTTGGAGGAAGAAAAAACAGCCAGTTTGAAATTCAGGAAGTACTTAGAATTGCAGGTAGCTATGGTGTACCAATTACACTTAGAACAGGAATTGAAGGAGCATTAGTATTGCAGCCGCTTCTTGAATATGGGAATGAGGAGCAAATTGAAAAAGGTCTGGAAATGATATTTAACGGAGAAGGTGGAGGACTAGCTATAACAGAGCCTGAAACTTCTGGATCTGCCATAGCAAAAGAAATGCAGTCTTACTATGAATATGTTGATGAAAATACAGTTCATGTTAAAGCTGATAAATATTGGCAAGGAAATTCTCAAAGTGATTTTTTATTAATTGCAGCAAAGGAAAAGAAAGAAGGAAAATTATCAAAAATAATTAGCTTAATTTTAGTTCCAAGAGAATATATAACTTATGATGTGCTAAATTCGGAAGGTTTAAAAGCAGTAAGATATGCTGTAAATCATGTTGATGCAGAAATTCCTGCAAGATATATAATAAAACTTTCAGAAAGCAAGGCAAACTGTCTTAGAGAATTTCAAAATATCTTTATAAGAAGCCGATTACAGCTAGTTGGAATGACACATGGAATTATGGAATATATTGTAAAAAATATAAAAAAATATTCTAAATCTGATATTCCATTTGTAAAAGGGGAGCTGGACGAAATAGAAACAATTTATGGTGTGTCAAAAATTATGTATGATTACACTTGCGATAATGTTGATCCTGAAAAATCGGTGTCAGACAAACTTATGGAAGCAAATATTATAAAGAGCCTTGCTACTGAGTACACATACAATGCTGCAAAAACAGCGCAAAAGTTATTGGGGGCAAAAGGATTTGAAGCTGGGCATCCGATGAGCAATGTGGCAATTGACTTTAGACCATTTACTATCTTTGAAGGTCCAAATGATATGCTTTATGCAGAAATTTATGACCATTTTTCAAAAGCTACGGCTGTGGAGAAGAAGGAGGGAATCCGAATTAATAAAAATTCTACGATTTATGAAAGATTTATTTCGGATAGACGATTTGAAAATATATCAGTAAATAATATTGTTAATAAGGTAGACGATTTAATCAGTTTTCTAAAACATCATACATTAAATGAGATGGATCAGATAAAAAAAGTTTTTGTTGGGAAAATACTGGCAAGATTGTTTCTTTTAATTCAAACAGAATCAGATAATTTAATAAAATTTTTGATAAGGGATATTAGAAAAGATATTTTGGATTTTGAATATAACAGTTAA
- a CDS encoding PhzF family phenazine biosynthesis protein, translating into MKQYIVDAFTDTVFKGNPAAVCIMDSWIDDDLMLSITRENNLSETAFAVKENEKYRLRWFTSGGEIDLCGHATLATAFVITNFYEKNIDKIVFDTLSGDLTVHKKGELFELNFPSYDLKSVEITKEIIDAIGVKPLEVFIDRDLVCVLENSELVKKFEPNLEKIKLLDGLLLHITAKVDENSEFDCISRSFAPKLNVAEDPVCGSGHCHLVPLWSYKLGKNEIAAFQASKRTGTLYCKLDKEKNRVSLRGKAVLFAVSEIFI; encoded by the coding sequence ATGAAGCAATATATCGTAGACGCTTTTACAGATACCGTTTTCAAAGGAAATCCTGCTGCTGTGTGCATTATGGATTCTTGGATAGATGACGACTTGATGCTTTCGATTACGAGAGAGAATAATTTGTCAGAGACGGCTTTTGCTGTGAAGGAAAATGAGAAATATAGATTGCGTTGGTTCACTTCTGGCGGAGAAATCGACCTTTGTGGACATGCTACTTTGGCGACAGCCTTTGTGATAACTAATTTTTATGAAAAAAATATTGATAAAATCGTGTTTGACACATTGAGTGGCGATTTAACTGTTCACAAAAAAGGAGAATTATTTGAATTGAATTTTCCTTCTTACGACTTAAAATCTGTTGAAATTACGAAAGAAATAATTGATGCGATTGGGGTTAAGCCACTGGAAGTCTTTATTGACAGGGATTTAGTTTGTGTTTTGGAAAATTCTGAACTTGTGAAAAAGTTTGAGCCAAATTTGGAAAAAATTAAATTGCTCGATGGGCTTCTTTTGCACATTACGGCTAAAGTTGATGAAAACTCGGAATTTGATTGTATTTCTCGTTCTTTTGCACCAAAATTGAATGTTGCTGAAGATCCAGTTTGTGGCTCTGGTCATTGTCATCTTGTGCCACTTTGGTCATATAAATTGGGAAAAAATGAGATTGCTGCATTTCAGGCTTCCAAACGTACGGGAACTCTTTATTGTAAATTGGACAAAGAAAAAAATCGAGTTTCGTTAAGAGGGAAAGCTGTGTTATTTGCAGTTTCAGAGATTTTTATCTAA
- the ybaK gene encoding Cys-tRNA(Pro) deacylase: MKHKKDKVAKTNALRQLDKQKIPYIIHTYEWSEDKSGGLGVAEKFPELAERVFKTIVLKGKSKNLYVCVIHGEAHLDLKKVAKASGEKNIDLLPLGELEKETGYIRGGCSPVGMKRLFRTFFDKEVEKFEKIMVSAGRRGLQMEVETRKLVEIVNGAIVDLLMEEI, encoded by the coding sequence ATGAAACATAAAAAAGATAAAGTAGCAAAGACAAATGCTTTAAGACAACTGGATAAACAGAAAATTCCATATATTATTCATACTTATGAGTGGAGCGAAGATAAAAGCGGGGGACTTGGTGTTGCTGAAAAGTTTCCTGAATTGGCAGAGAGAGTCTTTAAAACGATCGTGCTGAAGGGGAAAAGTAAGAATTTGTATGTTTGTGTTATTCATGGGGAAGCACATTTGGATTTGAAAAAAGTGGCAAAGGCTTCTGGAGAGAAAAATATTGATTTGTTACCACTTGGAGAGCTTGAGAAGGAAACAGGATATATTCGTGGGGGTTGTTCTCCTGTGGGAATGAAAAGGCTGTTTAGGACTTTTTTTGACAAGGAAGTGGAGAAATTTGAAAAAATAATGGTTTCAGCTGGTAGAAGAGGGTTGCAGATGGAAGTGGAAACAAGAAAATTAGTTGAAATTGTAAATGGAGCGATTGTGGATTTGCTAATGGAAGAAATTTGA
- a CDS encoding FtsZ/tubulin family protein: MKKIKIINLGETPLDVVENENLEIIGAKDSYANLRIDFQNTDAIFIVLNTNLENERNIALKVIEDAERSNFIGIFDIGNGDAELFDSKINFITNCETAEEIKIGLNGIVSSLINEGLVNIDLDDLKVLFEKTSKVSFISEVGELKNIETFLENLKLKLGTLQKNKDGRVFINITGGPEISLDQIKDTVEVVSNIFEKATIIWCCLLNPEYEESIKVTVYSM; this comes from the coding sequence GTGAAAAAAATAAAAATAATCAATTTAGGAGAAACACCATTAGATGTGGTTGAAAATGAAAATTTAGAAATCATTGGAGCAAAAGATAGCTATGCAAATTTGAGAATAGATTTTCAAAATACAGATGCAATTTTTATAGTTTTAAATACGAATTTGGAAAATGAAAGAAACATTGCTTTAAAAGTAATTGAGGATGCAGAAAGAAGTAATTTTATAGGAATTTTCGATATTGGAAATGGCGATGCCGAATTATTTGATTCAAAAATAAATTTTATCACAAATTGTGAAACTGCTGAAGAGATAAAAATAGGTCTAAATGGAATAGTCAGTAGTTTGATAAATGAAGGACTAGTAAATATTGACCTAGATGATTTAAAAGTATTATTTGAAAAAACGTCAAAAGTTTCTTTTATTTCTGAAGTGGGAGAATTGAAAAATATTGAAACATTTTTAGAAAACTTGAAATTAAAATTGGGAACTTTACAAAAAAATAAAGACGGTAGAGTCTTTATTAATATAACAGGAGGACCTGAAATTTCATTGGATCAAATAAAGGATACAGTTGAAGTTGTGTCAAATATTTTTGAGAAAGCAACAATTATTTGGTGTTGTCTTTTGAATCCAGAATATGAAGAAAGCATAAAGGTTACTGTTTATAGTATGTAG
- a CDS encoding helix-turn-helix transcriptional regulator, with the protein MKNENSEEKSIRILKIMKRLNQKEIVNRSDLANEFRVDKKTIQRDIATLRNYFFEEGESDIKYSSSKKGYCLEKNDKIAFTNEELLAISKIILESRAFNKEETEKLITKLVNNSSINDREIIKNLINSEKVNYIPLQHGQKLLESIWKLAQCIKNQEWVHLNYTKKDKQYKEYRIKPLSIMFSEYYFYLIGYIENKEEYPAIFRIDRMKKIENTGRKFKILNYSDKFKDGEFRKYIHFMHSGPLTKIKFEYKGYIEYVLDKFPTARILKEEKREEKNVEYTIYNVLTEVYGSFGAEMWLKSQGDYVIKYEILK; encoded by the coding sequence ATGAAAAATGAAAATTCTGAGGAAAAATCGATTAGAATATTAAAAATAATGAAAAGGTTGAATCAAAAAGAGATAGTGAATAGAAGTGATTTAGCTAATGAATTTAGAGTCGATAAAAAAACGATACAACGAGATATAGCTACTTTGAGGAATTATTTTTTTGAAGAAGGTGAATCGGATATAAAATATTCTAGTTCAAAAAAAGGTTATTGTCTTGAAAAGAATGACAAGATAGCTTTTACAAACGAAGAACTTTTGGCTATAAGTAAAATTATCCTTGAAAGTCGGGCTTTTAATAAAGAAGAAACTGAAAAATTAATAACGAAACTAGTTAACAATTCCTCAATAAACGATAGGGAGATAATAAAAAATTTGATAAATAGTGAAAAGGTGAATTATATTCCTTTACAACATGGACAGAAACTACTCGAAAGCATTTGGAAATTAGCGCAATGTATAAAAAACCAAGAATGGGTGCATTTAAATTATACAAAAAAAGATAAACAATATAAAGAATACAGAATAAAGCCACTGTCAATAATGTTTTCTGAATATTATTTTTATCTAATTGGATATATTGAAAATAAAGAAGAATATCCTGCAATTTTTAGAATTGATAGAATGAAAAAGATAGAAAATACAGGCAGAAAATTTAAAATCTTAAATTATTCTGACAAATTTAAAGATGGTGAATTTAGAAAATATATACATTTTATGCATTCTGGACCTCTCACAAAAATTAAATTTGAGTACAAAGGTTATATTGAATACGTTCTTGATAAATTTCCAACTGCAAGAATATTAAAAGAGGAAAAAAGAGAAGAAAAAAATGTAGAATATACGATTTATAATGTTTTAACCGAGGTTTATGGGAGTTTTGGAGCAGAAATGTGGCTAAAAAGTCAAGGGGATTATGTTATTAAATATGAGATTTTAAAATAA